A single Artemia franciscana unplaced genomic scaffold, ASM3288406v1 PGA_scaffold_1179, whole genome shotgun sequence DNA region contains:
- the LOC136041190 gene encoding lens epithelium-derived growth factor-like: protein MSKFKKGDLALAKFRNYPLWPVRIVDVNTQSEETSKFLVFCYGSHDLQTVLEVNLVLYAEKSKEASHKTERSVNKAFQELEIFPDIYLQYLKKAPSAQTGSNSEKSSVAVLVEKLVSTEQELAQTKQNMLNDIGKLVTEKVAQKNSINPVTAEQIISQVYDGLSVEYNGKFDKIGKVLKGLRAQIESLENRITKMEDRLDEYQQEAQLDSLVFVGVKQAPGVDLKVTMHNIIKDKMGLSALMSDQILSMQRFRLPNPTAQISDESRVAPVIVKFSNKDVAHTVFKAKSKLAKSGVFVNEYLTKQRKIILDSARDKFGAKNVWSDQGRIFARLPGEASSRRLRKVEDTF, encoded by the coding sequence ATGAGCAAGTTCAAGAAAGGGGATTTGGCGTTggcaaaatttagaaattaccCGCTTTGGCCAGTAAGAATTGTAGACGTTAACACCCAATCAGAAGAAACATCAAAGTTTCTAGTTTTCTGTTATGGATCCCATGATCTTCAGACAGTCTTAGAAGTAAATTTAGTTCTCTATGCGGAAAAGTCTAAAGAAGCATCACATAAAACTGAACGGAGCGTGAATAAGGCATTTCAGGAGCTGGAGATTTTCCCGGATATCTACttacagtatttaaaaaaagctcccTCCGCTCAAACTGgctcaaattctgaaaaatcatcgGTAGCTGTTCTTGTTGAAAAGTTAGTTTCTACGGAACAAGAGTTagcacaaacaaagcaaaatatgCTCAATGATATCGGGAAATTGGTCACAGAAAAGGTAGCACAAAAAAATAGTATCAACCCAGTTACTGCTGAACAGATAATATCCCAAGTTTATGATGGATTATCAGTCGAATATAAtggtaaatttgataaaattggcAAAGTACTTAAGGGGTTAAGAGCTCAAATAGAGTCGCTGGAAAATCGTATTACAAAAATGGAAGATAGACTTGACGAGTATCAACAAGAAGCTCAGCTTGATTCCCTTGTATTCGTAGGGGTCAAACAGGCCCCTGGTGTTGACCTTAAAGTAACAATGCACAATATAATAAAGGACAAAATGGGCTTGAGTGCTCTTATGAGTGATCAAATTCTTTCTATGCAACGTTTTCGCTTACCCAACCCTACAGCTCAGATTAGTGATGAAAGTCGAGTTGCCCCTGTGATTgtcaaattttctaataaagaTGTTGCGCATACTGTCTTTAAAGCGAAGTCTAAGCTAGCGAAATCTGGTGTTTTTGTGAATGAATATCTCACGAAGCAGCGCAAGATTATCCTGGACAGTGCTAGAGATAAGTTCGGAGCAAAGAACGTTTGGTCGGACCAAGGCCGTATTTTTGCTCGCCTACCAGGTGAAGCTTCTTCTAGGAGGCTTAGGAAGGTTGAAGATACCTTCTAG